One genomic region from Verrucomicrobiia bacterium encodes:
- a CDS encoding glycosyltransferase family 2 protein encodes MTRRVIALIPAYNEAARVGEVIAGARPHVDEVIVIDDGSKDGTAAAAEKAGAKVLRHEQNRGKGGAIATALDYFGRSDAEFAILLDADGQHDPAEIVKFIETAGREQADVVVGTRMGNTKDMPLVRRLTNRFTSWVTGKLARQQIPDSQCGYRLLRRNVLGDLRLSTARFETETEMLVQAARAGHRIISIPIRTIYESGRPSHIHPSRDTIRFFKFVRKYWRG; translated from the coding sequence ATGACCCGTCGTGTCATTGCGTTGATTCCCGCCTACAACGAAGCGGCGCGAGTCGGCGAAGTTATCGCCGGGGCGCGTCCGCACGTGGACGAAGTCATTGTGATTGATGACGGCTCGAAGGATGGCACGGCCGCCGCGGCGGAAAAGGCGGGGGCCAAAGTTCTCCGCCACGAGCAGAACCGCGGGAAGGGCGGGGCGATCGCCACGGCCCTCGACTACTTTGGTCGGTCGGACGCCGAGTTCGCCATTCTCCTGGATGCAGACGGCCAGCATGACCCGGCGGAAATCGTGAAGTTCATCGAAACCGCCGGGCGCGAGCAAGCGGATGTCGTCGTGGGCACGCGCATGGGCAACACCAAGGATATGCCGCTGGTGCGTCGACTTACCAACCGATTCACTTCGTGGGTCACCGGCAAGCTGGCGCGCCAACAAATTCCCGACAGTCAATGCGGTTATCGATTGCTGCGACGCAACGTCCTGGGAGATTTGCGGCTCTCGACCGCGCGTTTCGAGACCGAGACAGAAATGCTCGTCCAAGCCGCGCGCGCCGGCCATAGGATCATCAGTATTCCCATCCGCACGATTTACGAAAGCGGTCGCCCGAGCCACATCCATCCGTCGCGGGACACGATACGATTCTTCAAGTTCGTGCGGAAGTATTGGAGGGGGTGA
- a CDS encoding DedA family protein has product MEWIHQFVDLFLHLDRHLNDAMQTHGTAWTYAVLFAIIFSETGFVVTPFLPGDSLLFAAGALAATPGSPLSMAWLLGLFCVAAIGGNTVNYSVGRLFGDKLAANFPRIIKPRYLEKTHAFYEKYGGETIIITRFVPIVRTFAPFVAGVGHMTYLKFTAYNVAGGLLWVGLLTFGGYWFGQLDFVKKHFGIVELAIIFISVLPMVIEFLRHRKKV; this is encoded by the coding sequence ATGGAATGGATACATCAATTCGTTGACCTGTTCCTGCATCTGGATCGTCATCTGAATGACGCGATGCAGACGCATGGGACGGCGTGGACCTATGCGGTTTTGTTCGCGATCATTTTTTCCGAGACGGGGTTTGTGGTGACGCCGTTTTTGCCGGGGGACTCGCTGCTGTTTGCGGCGGGGGCGTTGGCGGCGACGCCGGGCAGTCCGTTGAGCATGGCGTGGCTGCTGGGATTGTTCTGCGTCGCGGCCATCGGGGGGAATACGGTGAACTATTCCGTTGGGCGGCTGTTCGGCGACAAGCTGGCGGCGAATTTCCCGCGAATCATCAAGCCGCGGTACCTGGAGAAGACGCACGCGTTTTATGAGAAGTACGGCGGCGAGACGATCATCATCACGCGGTTTGTGCCGATTGTGCGGACGTTTGCGCCGTTCGTGGCGGGGGTGGGGCACATGACGTACCTGAAATTCACGGCGTACAATGTGGCGGGCGGTTTGCTGTGGGTGGGGCTGCTGACGTTTGGCGGGTACTGGTTCGGGCAATTGGATTTCGTAAAGAAGCATTTCGGTATTGTGGAGTTGGCGATCATTTTTATCTCGGTGCTGCCGATGGTGATTGAGTTCTTGCGTCACCGTAAGAAAGTGTGA
- a CDS encoding efflux RND transporter periplasmic adaptor subunit, giving the protein MNSDFKQQIVAISTVLLLVASGCSKASPARTPPPPQVTVVQPITREVVEWDEYIGRLESPETVEVRARVSGYLDKVHFKEGKEVKKGDLLFTIDPRPYQAEYDRADADHQRSLSQAELAKNDFERAQRLIATKAISEEDFDTKGKTYTAAQAAVMSAKAAEDSARLNLEFTEIHSPIDGRISRALVTQGNLISGGVSGAGATLLTTVVSLDPLYLYSDADERAILKYLKLRREGSRVSARDEQIPAEMELSDETGFPHKGFIDFVDNRVDPSTGTMRARGVFANTDHSLSPGFFGRIRIPGSGKYPALLIPDRALGSDQALKFVYVVNAEKKVEFRPVTIGPIIDGLRVVKTGLKAGEPIIVEGLLRVRPGVVVDAKPPETK; this is encoded by the coding sequence ATGAATTCTGATTTCAAACAGCAAATCGTAGCGATCAGCACTGTTTTGCTGCTAGTTGCCAGCGGGTGTTCGAAGGCGTCACCCGCACGGACCCCGCCGCCTCCGCAGGTGACCGTCGTTCAGCCAATCACGCGCGAAGTTGTCGAATGGGACGAATACATCGGCCGCTTGGAATCGCCGGAGACGGTCGAGGTCCGGGCGCGCGTCAGCGGCTATCTCGACAAAGTGCATTTCAAGGAAGGCAAGGAGGTGAAGAAGGGCGACCTCTTGTTCACTATTGATCCGCGTCCGTACCAGGCGGAATACGACCGCGCCGACGCCGACCATCAACGCTCGCTGAGCCAGGCAGAGTTGGCCAAGAATGATTTTGAGCGTGCCCAAAGACTGATCGCGACCAAAGCCATCTCCGAGGAGGATTTTGACACGAAAGGCAAGACTTACACCGCAGCCCAAGCGGCTGTGATGTCAGCCAAGGCCGCGGAGGACTCCGCGAGACTTAATCTCGAATTTACGGAAATTCACTCGCCTATTGATGGACGCATCAGCCGAGCACTGGTCACGCAAGGAAATCTTATCAGTGGCGGCGTCTCGGGTGCAGGCGCGACGCTTCTGACCACCGTCGTTTCGCTCGATCCGCTTTATCTCTATAGCGACGCCGACGAGCGCGCCATCTTGAAATACCTTAAGCTTCGTCGGGAAGGCAGCCGGGTCAGCGCGCGCGACGAACAAATCCCGGCCGAGATGGAATTGTCCGACGAGACCGGTTTTCCGCACAAAGGCTTCATAGATTTTGTGGATAACCGGGTCGATCCGAGCACCGGGACCATGCGCGCCCGCGGCGTATTTGCCAACACGGACCACAGCTTGAGTCCGGGATTCTTTGGGCGCATCCGCATCCCCGGCAGCGGGAAGTATCCGGCCCTGTTGATTCCCGACCGGGCATTGGGCTCAGACCAAGCACTGAAGTTCGTCTATGTCGTCAACGCGGAGAAGAAGGTAGAGTTCCGACCGGTCACGATTGGCCCGATCATCGATGGCTTGCGCGTGGTGAAGACCGGGCTCAAGGCCGGCGAGCCAATCATCGTGGAAGGATTGCTGCGCGTGCGACCGGGGGTCGTGGTGGACGCGAAGCCGCCGGAGACGAAATGA
- a CDS encoding multidrug efflux RND transporter permease subunit, with amino-acid sequence MNFSRFFIERPIFAAVLSIVIVIAGLIAMTQLPIAQYPEIVPPTVVVRATYPGANPKVLAETVATPIEQEVNGVENMLYMSSTSTSDGIMALTITFKLGTDLNTAQVLVQNRVAIAVPKLPEEVRRLGVTTTKRSPDLTMVAHLVSPDNSRDELYLSNYAFLQVKDQLARIPGVGDVTVFGARDYSMRIWLDPEKLASRNMTAGDVVRAIQEQNLQVAAGTIGQPPVPAGNDFQLTISTQGRLLDEQEFGDIIVKQGPQGQVTHVHDVAYVELAARDYTVSSRLSGKPAAALVIFQLPGSNAIQTSDAVRARLAELKKNFPAGVDYRVIYDTTIFARESIHSVVETLFEAVLLVVLVVVVFLQNWRASIIPLIAVPVSLIGTLAVLLGFGFSLNNLSLFGLVLAVGIVVDDAIVVVENVQRWIEHGLAPREAAYKAMEEVTPAVIAIAVGLSAVFIPVAFIPGISGQFYRQFALTIAFSTLLSAFNSLTLSPALSALLLKAHDAKKDWFAASMDRVLGWFFRLFNKSFEATTKGYTRAVGGTIRRGGIALAVYGGLIVLAWGGFKIVPTGFIPTQDSGYLILFAQLPDGGSLERTQKVISRAGEIARAIPGVNGTVEFPGYNLFVGANLPNAGTMFVPLDEFKDRKDARKSAQSIMAQLSAGCAELRDARIVVLPPPPVRGLGSTAGFKMMIQDRADLGLDALAATAFKMMVTGSQTPGLSQVFSTFTTRVPQLFVDVDRVKAKSMNVALSDVNDTLQIYLGSLYVNDFNRFGRTYQVTAQADASFRLHPEDIRKLKTRNAAGDMLPLGALIDVRETTGPDKVIRYNLYPAADINGVAMPGVSSGQAIALAQQLAAKELPPGMDYEWTDLAFQEKAAGNTALLIFPLCILLVWLTHSAEYESFSLSTAIILIVPMCLLCGITGVFLRHMDNNIFTQIGFIVLAGMSVKNAVLIVEFAKQQQEHDPKMSARTAAIEAARLRLRPILMTSFAFIFGVLPLIVATGAGSEMRQALGTVVFFGMIGVTFFGLFLTPVFYVVIRRLTARKATEDQPAAEIAVNPTPHEAH; translated from the coding sequence ATGAACTTTTCCCGCTTCTTTATCGAGCGTCCCATCTTCGCAGCGGTGCTGTCCATCGTCATTGTGATTGCCGGATTGATCGCGATGACTCAACTACCCATCGCCCAGTATCCCGAAATCGTCCCACCGACCGTGGTCGTGCGCGCCACCTATCCCGGCGCAAATCCCAAAGTGCTCGCCGAAACCGTCGCTACGCCAATCGAACAGGAGGTCAACGGCGTTGAGAACATGCTCTACATGTCGAGCACCTCGACCAGCGACGGCATCATGGCGTTGACCATTACCTTCAAACTGGGCACGGACCTGAACACCGCACAGGTGCTCGTCCAAAACCGCGTGGCCATTGCGGTGCCCAAGTTGCCCGAAGAAGTGCGCCGTCTCGGGGTGACCACCACAAAGAGGTCGCCCGATCTCACGATGGTCGCCCATCTCGTTTCGCCGGACAACTCGCGCGACGAACTCTACCTCAGTAACTATGCCTTCCTGCAGGTGAAGGACCAGCTCGCCCGCATCCCCGGCGTCGGCGACGTGACCGTGTTCGGAGCGCGCGATTATTCAATGCGGATTTGGCTCGACCCGGAAAAACTCGCGTCGCGCAACATGACGGCCGGCGATGTCGTCCGCGCGATCCAGGAGCAAAACCTTCAGGTGGCCGCTGGTACGATTGGGCAGCCGCCCGTGCCGGCGGGCAATGATTTCCAACTGACCATTAGCACGCAGGGAAGGCTGTTGGACGAACAGGAGTTCGGTGACATCATCGTCAAACAGGGCCCGCAAGGGCAGGTCACCCATGTGCACGACGTGGCGTACGTCGAGTTGGCGGCACGGGACTACACCGTTTCCTCGCGACTCAGCGGCAAGCCCGCCGCCGCGCTAGTGATTTTCCAGTTACCGGGGTCGAATGCGATCCAGACTTCCGACGCCGTGCGCGCGCGACTGGCGGAGTTGAAGAAGAATTTCCCGGCTGGTGTGGACTACCGGGTCATCTACGACACAACCATCTTCGCGCGTGAATCGATTCATTCGGTCGTCGAAACCTTATTCGAGGCCGTCCTGCTGGTCGTCCTTGTGGTGGTTGTCTTTCTCCAGAACTGGCGGGCGTCGATCATTCCGCTCATCGCGGTGCCGGTGTCGCTTATCGGCACGTTAGCTGTGCTGCTGGGGTTTGGCTTTTCGCTGAACAACCTTTCACTGTTCGGCCTTGTGCTGGCCGTGGGAATCGTCGTGGACGATGCGATCGTGGTGGTCGAGAACGTCCAGCGCTGGATCGAGCATGGCCTTGCGCCACGCGAGGCGGCCTATAAGGCGATGGAGGAAGTTACGCCTGCCGTCATCGCCATTGCGGTTGGTCTCTCGGCGGTGTTCATTCCGGTCGCCTTCATTCCAGGAATTTCCGGCCAGTTCTACCGGCAGTTTGCCCTGACAATTGCGTTCTCAACGCTTCTGTCGGCGTTCAATTCCCTGACGCTCTCGCCCGCGCTCAGCGCGCTGCTCTTGAAAGCTCATGACGCCAAGAAGGATTGGTTTGCGGCCAGCATGGATCGTGTGCTTGGCTGGTTCTTTCGCTTGTTCAACAAGAGTTTCGAGGCGACGACGAAAGGCTACACGCGCGCCGTTGGCGGTACGATCCGTCGCGGCGGCATTGCATTGGCGGTGTATGGGGGGTTGATTGTGTTGGCGTGGGGCGGTTTCAAAATCGTGCCAACCGGCTTCATTCCGACGCAGGACTCGGGCTACTTGATCCTCTTCGCCCAACTCCCCGATGGCGGGAGTTTGGAGCGCACGCAAAAGGTCATCAGCCGCGCCGGCGAAATCGCCCGCGCGATTCCCGGCGTGAACGGCACGGTCGAATTTCCCGGCTACAATTTGTTCGTCGGCGCGAACCTTCCGAATGCCGGCACGATGTTTGTCCCGCTGGATGAATTCAAGGACCGCAAAGACGCGCGGAAATCCGCGCAGTCCATCATGGCGCAGCTCAGTGCGGGCTGCGCCGAACTGCGTGACGCACGGATCGTTGTCCTGCCTCCGCCGCCGGTGCGGGGTCTGGGGAGCACGGCCGGGTTCAAGATGATGATCCAAGACCGGGCCGATCTCGGCCTCGACGCGCTCGCGGCCACGGCATTCAAGATGATGGTCACCGGCAGCCAGACACCGGGCCTCTCGCAGGTGTTCTCGACCTTCACCACGCGCGTGCCGCAACTTTTCGTCGACGTGGATCGAGTGAAGGCCAAGAGCATGAACGTCGCGCTGAGTGATGTGAACGACACGCTGCAAATCTATCTCGGCTCGCTCTACGTGAATGACTTCAATCGGTTCGGCCGCACATATCAAGTCACTGCCCAGGCCGATGCGAGCTTTCGGCTTCATCCCGAGGACATCCGCAAACTCAAGACCCGGAATGCCGCCGGTGACATGTTGCCGCTGGGCGCGCTCATTGATGTCCGCGAGACTACCGGCCCGGACAAAGTGATCCGGTATAACCTGTACCCGGCCGCCGACATCAACGGCGTCGCCATGCCCGGCGTGAGTTCCGGTCAGGCCATCGCGCTGGCGCAGCAACTGGCCGCCAAGGAGTTGCCGCCGGGCATGGACTACGAATGGACGGATCTGGCGTTTCAGGAGAAAGCCGCCGGCAACACGGCCTTGCTTATTTTTCCGTTGTGCATTCTGTTGGTCTGGCTGACACACTCGGCCGAGTACGAGAGTTTCTCGTTGTCCACCGCCATCATCCTGATCGTACCGATGTGCCTGCTGTGCGGAATCACCGGCGTATTCCTGCGGCACATGGATAACAATATCTTCACCCAGATTGGCTTTATCGTTCTGGCGGGAATGAGCGTGAAGAACGCGGTGCTGATCGTCGAGTTCGCGAAGCAGCAGCAGGAACATGATCCCAAAATGTCGGCGCGCACGGCGGCCATCGAAGCGGCCCGTCTGCGTCTGCGACCCATCCTCATGACCAGCTTCGCGTTCATCTTCGGCGTCCTGCCGCTCATCGTCGCCACCGGCGCGGGCAGCGAAATGCGTCAGGCGCTGGGAACCGTGGTCTTCTTCGGAATGATCGGCGTCACCTTCTTCGGGCTCTTTCTCACCCCGGTATTCTATGTCGTCATCCGCAGATTGACGGCGCGCAAGGCAACCGAAGATCAGCCCGCAGCCGAAATTGCGGTCAATCCCACACCCCATGAAGCACATTGA
- a CDS encoding efflux transporter outer membrane subunit has product MKHIEEQIAAIVALVILTGCAVGPNYNPPQTSVAASFANAPTNTAAADETALATWWNGFGDATLSDLVAQAIAHNHNLRIATANLKEARALRRLAIFDLAPTVQANAGYTDSLLSKAAAVPGTPRNLRQNELYDASFDATWELDLFGRVRRSVQAATADVGSVEATRQDVLVSLTAEIARNYFELRGEQNQLAVARKNADVQTKTLEITQSLLEGGRGTDFDVSRSRALVNLTLSTIPPLEAAIQKAIYRLTVLTGRQPHALPTELSTPGSLPAAMPALALGDPEALLRRRPDIRAAERSLAGATARIGIATADLFPRVTFVGSVGLQASTFAGLGKGGADTWTFGPQLTWAALDLGRVHARIKAADARAEASLASYELTVITALEETEDALVDFEREQIRQRFLEASAQASQQASDLAHQRYEAGASDFLSVLDAERSLLEAQDRLAASQTQTATSLVAVYKALGGGWEIATSINRSNGK; this is encoded by the coding sequence ATGAAGCACATTGAAGAGCAAATCGCTGCGATCGTGGCACTGGTGATCCTGACCGGCTGCGCGGTCGGCCCGAACTACAACCCGCCGCAAACCTCGGTCGCCGCTTCGTTTGCGAACGCCCCGACCAATACTGCGGCGGCAGACGAAACGGCGCTCGCCACGTGGTGGAACGGCTTCGGCGATGCAACGCTCAGCGATCTTGTTGCCCAGGCGATTGCGCACAATCACAATCTGCGCATAGCCACAGCCAACCTCAAGGAAGCCCGGGCTCTCCGCCGGCTTGCGATCTTCGATCTCGCGCCCACGGTGCAAGCCAATGCGGGGTACACGGACAGTCTCCTCAGCAAAGCGGCCGCAGTGCCCGGTACGCCGCGCAATCTCCGCCAAAACGAGCTTTACGATGCCAGCTTTGATGCGACTTGGGAACTCGACCTGTTCGGCCGTGTCCGCCGTTCCGTGCAAGCTGCGACTGCTGACGTCGGTTCTGTCGAAGCCACGCGACAAGACGTGCTTGTCAGTCTCACCGCCGAAATTGCGCGGAACTATTTTGAGCTGCGCGGAGAGCAAAACCAGCTCGCGGTAGCCCGCAAGAATGCTGACGTGCAAACCAAGACGCTCGAAATTACACAATCCCTCCTCGAAGGCGGGCGTGGCACAGACTTTGACGTGTCACGCAGCCGCGCCCTGGTCAATCTGACTCTCTCGACCATTCCACCCCTGGAAGCCGCGATCCAGAAAGCGATTTACCGTCTCACGGTATTGACCGGACGGCAGCCGCACGCTCTCCCGACAGAACTTTCCACACCGGGCTCGTTGCCGGCGGCAATGCCTGCGCTTGCGCTAGGCGATCCTGAGGCACTGCTGCGCCGTCGTCCCGACATTCGCGCTGCTGAACGTTCACTGGCAGGCGCGACCGCACGCATTGGCATCGCAACCGCCGACCTGTTTCCTCGGGTTACATTCGTTGGAAGCGTAGGGCTGCAAGCCAGCACATTTGCCGGCTTGGGGAAGGGAGGTGCTGACACGTGGACGTTCGGCCCGCAGCTCACGTGGGCCGCGTTGGACTTGGGCCGTGTGCACGCACGTATCAAAGCCGCCGATGCCAGGGCCGAAGCATCGCTTGCTTCCTACGAACTGACTGTGATCACGGCTTTGGAAGAAACAGAAGACGCATTGGTGGACTTTGAGCGCGAACAGATACGGCAACGGTTCTTGGAGGCATCCGCCCAAGCGAGTCAACAGGCGTCCGACTTGGCGCACCAGCGTTATGAAGCCGGCGCGTCGGACTTTCTCAGCGTGCTCGATGCCGAGCGCTCCCTGTTGGAGGCGCAAGACCGTCTCGCGGCCAGCCAGACGCAAACCGCGACGTCATTGGTGGCCGTTTACAAAGCGCTCGGAGGCGGGTGGGAAATCGCGACCTCCATTAATCGATCGAACGGAAAATAA
- a CDS encoding acylphosphatase, with amino-acid sequence MRKRATVFYSGRVQGVGFRYTAREIACGYELTGYVRNLNDGRVELVAEGTEEEVRAFLEAVQASQLGSHIRNADVNWREAADEFRGFDVRY; translated from the coding sequence ATGCGGAAGCGTGCGACGGTCTTTTACTCGGGCAGGGTGCAGGGAGTTGGGTTTCGCTACACCGCGCGCGAAATCGCCTGTGGATATGAGCTGACGGGGTATGTCCGCAACCTGAATGACGGGCGGGTGGAGTTGGTTGCCGAAGGCACCGAGGAGGAAGTGAGGGCGTTTCTGGAGGCGGTGCAGGCCAGCCAACTCGGCAGCCACATCCGCAATGCAGACGTGAATTGGAGGGAAGCCGCGGACGAATTCCGCGGTTTCGATGTGCGATACTAA